In the genome of Chrysemys picta bellii isolate R12L10 chromosome 19, ASM1138683v2, whole genome shotgun sequence, one region contains:
- the FAM222B gene encoding protein FAM222B isoform X3 — MRSAQYPTPAELDAYAKKVANNPLTIKIFPNSVKVPQRKHIRRTVNGLDTSGQRYSPYPSQPTTKTGLLAIVKSPAKGMIKDFDGTRTRLLPEAMMNPPSTPYVAPSTLNHPQALARQQALQHAQTLPHPQSIPQPQTLQHPQGMLQPQSLTHPQGIPQPQTLQHPQNMQQPQSLQHPQTMAHQTLQHPANTLLQPGLHGSRKMPDADAPPNVTVSTSTIPLSMAATLQQNQPPDLSSIVHQINQFCQARAGISTTSVCEGQIANPSPISRNLLINASTRVSTHNVPTPMPSCVVNPVDHAAAIPSSASVNVPMVNINRVPAAYQNEMKSVAWNQHQLAHLQQMCGDAAGPTGLAGKHLQREIAGQGFPGKTSNYPQELCMGQSFNLKPPIEKPTPSPPVNGLQGPLPYTNGHYFQPIWNNILPTPNSDSSGSQDLAMPFHGGQPAGAPLDCAAGAHYRAGAGSSSQNSVMQTMDYLNGDFQQACFRDQSMAVLGKVHRPPMNRAPEPTDSRNLHIQHPGYR, encoded by the coding sequence ATGAGATCTGCACAGTATCCTACCCCAGCAGAATTGGATGCTTATGCTAAGAAGGTTGCCAACAATCCACTGACTATAAAAATTTTTCCAAACAGCGTCAAAGTTCCCCAGAGGAAACACATACGCCGTACTGTGAATGGACTTGATACTTCAGGCCAGAGGTATAGTCCTTACCCGTCTCAGCCCACCACAAAAACAGGCCTGCTCGCGATAGTCAAATCTCCAGCTAAAGGAATGATCAAAGACTTTGACGGAACACGCACACGTCTGCTGCCGGAAGCAATGATGAATCCCCCTTCCACACCATACGTTGCACCTAGCACTTTAAACCACCCCCAGGCGCTTGCTCGCCAGCAGGCCCTTCAGCATGCACAGACTCTGCCACACCCCCAGAGTATACCGCAGCCACAGACTTTGCAGCACCCTCAGGGTATGCTGCAGCCACAAAGCTTAACACACCCTCAGGGTATACCGCAGCCGCAGACTTTGCAGCACCCTCAGAATatgcagcagccacagagcctgCAGCATCCTCAGACCATGGCACATCAGACTCTGCAGCACCCTGCAAACACTTTGCTGCAGCCAGGTTTACATGGAAGCAGAAAGATGCCGGATGCAGATGCGCCGCCGAATGTGACCGTGTCTACCTCAACCATTCCCCTCTCTATGGCTGCCACTCTTCAGCAGAACCAGCCACCAGACCTGAGCAGCATCGTGCACCAGATTAACCAGTTCTGCCAGGCCAGAGCTGGCATTAGCACTACCTCAGTATGTGAGGGACAGATTGCAAACCCTAGCCCCATAAGTCGCAACCTGCTTATCAATGCAAGTACCAGGGTATCTACTCACAATGTTCCTACTCCCATGCCTTCCTGTGTAGTAAACCCTGTAGATCATGCTGCTGCTATTCCTTCTTCTGCCTCTGTTAATGTACCCATGGTAAACATCAACAGGGTGCCAGCTGCATACCAGAATGAAATGAAATCGGTTGCATGGAACCAGCATCAGCTTGCACATCTCCAGCAAATGTGTGGCGATGCTGCTGGACCTACTGGACTTGCGGGGAAGCACCTTCAGAGAGAGATTGCAGGGCAAGGTTTTCCTGGTAAAACTTCAAACTACCCTCAAGAACTGTGCATGGGCCAGTCTTTCAACTTAAAGCCTCCTATTGAGAAGCCTACACCTTCCCCACCTGTGAATGGATTGCAGGGACCCTTGCCATATACTAATGGGCACTATTTCCAGCCCATATGGAATAACATTCTGCCCACACCGAATAGTGACAGCTCTGGCTCACAGGACCTTGCCATGCCTTTTCATGGAGGACAGCCAGCAGGGGCACCACTAGATTGTGCAGCGGGAGCTCATTATAGAGCCGGAGCTGGTTCATCCAGCCAGAATAGTGTGATGCAGACCATGGATTACCTAAATGGGGACTTCCAGCAGGCTTGCTTCAGAGATCAGAGTATGGCTGTGCTGGGAAAAGTCCATCGCCCTCCCATGAACCGAGCGCCTGAACCAACTGATAGTCGAAATCTTCATATTCAGCACCCGGGGTATAGATAG
- the FAM222B gene encoding protein FAM222B isoform X1, translated as MWRICGGGACVGAERLVLLEGSCFFGGQNLQGDTTQKMRSAQYPTPAELDAYAKKVANNPLTIKIFPNSVKVPQRKHIRRTVNGLDTSGQRYSPYPSQPTTKTGLLAIVKSPAKGMIKDFDGTRTRLLPEAMMNPPSTPYVAPSTLNHPQALARQQALQHAQTLPHPQSIPQPQTLQHPQGMLQPQSLTHPQGIPQPQTLQHPQNMQQPQSLQHPQTMAHQTLQHPANTLLQPGLHGSRKMPDADAPPNVTVSTSTIPLSMAATLQQNQPPDLSSIVHQINQFCQARAGISTTSVCEGQIANPSPISRNLLINASTRVSTHNVPTPMPSCVVNPVDHAAAIPSSASVNVPMVNINRVPAAYQNEMKSVAWNQHQLAHLQQMCGDAAGPTGLAGKHLQREIAGQGFPGKTSNYPQELCMGQSFNLKPPIEKPTPSPPVNGLQGPLPYTNGHYFQPIWNNILPTPNSDSSGSQDLAMPFHGGQPAGAPLDCAAGAHYRAGAGSSSQNSVMQTMDYLNGDFQQACFRDQSMAVLGKVHRPPMNRAPEPTDSRNLHIQHPGYR; from the exons ATGTGGAGGATCTGTGGAGGAGGAGCATGCGTAGGAGCTGAACGTCTTGTTCTATTAGAGGGGAGCTGCTTTTTTGGTGGACAAAATCTGCAAG GGGACACTACACAGAAGATGAGATCTGCACAGTATCCTACCCCAGCAGAATTGGATGCTTATGCTAAGAAGGTTGCCAACAATCCACTGACTATAAAAATTTTTCCAAACAGCGTCAAAGTTCCCCAGAGGAAACACATACGCCGTACTGTGAATGGACTTGATACTTCAGGCCAGAGGTATAGTCCTTACCCGTCTCAGCCCACCACAAAAACAGGCCTGCTCGCGATAGTCAAATCTCCAGCTAAAGGAATGATCAAAGACTTTGACGGAACACGCACACGTCTGCTGCCGGAAGCAATGATGAATCCCCCTTCCACACCATACGTTGCACCTAGCACTTTAAACCACCCCCAGGCGCTTGCTCGCCAGCAGGCCCTTCAGCATGCACAGACTCTGCCACACCCCCAGAGTATACCGCAGCCACAGACTTTGCAGCACCCTCAGGGTATGCTGCAGCCACAAAGCTTAACACACCCTCAGGGTATACCGCAGCCGCAGACTTTGCAGCACCCTCAGAATatgcagcagccacagagcctgCAGCATCCTCAGACCATGGCACATCAGACTCTGCAGCACCCTGCAAACACTTTGCTGCAGCCAGGTTTACATGGAAGCAGAAAGATGCCGGATGCAGATGCGCCGCCGAATGTGACCGTGTCTACCTCAACCATTCCCCTCTCTATGGCTGCCACTCTTCAGCAGAACCAGCCACCAGACCTGAGCAGCATCGTGCACCAGATTAACCAGTTCTGCCAGGCCAGAGCTGGCATTAGCACTACCTCAGTATGTGAGGGACAGATTGCAAACCCTAGCCCCATAAGTCGCAACCTGCTTATCAATGCAAGTACCAGGGTATCTACTCACAATGTTCCTACTCCCATGCCTTCCTGTGTAGTAAACCCTGTAGATCATGCTGCTGCTATTCCTTCTTCTGCCTCTGTTAATGTACCCATGGTAAACATCAACAGGGTGCCAGCTGCATACCAGAATGAAATGAAATCGGTTGCATGGAACCAGCATCAGCTTGCACATCTCCAGCAAATGTGTGGCGATGCTGCTGGACCTACTGGACTTGCGGGGAAGCACCTTCAGAGAGAGATTGCAGGGCAAGGTTTTCCTGGTAAAACTTCAAACTACCCTCAAGAACTGTGCATGGGCCAGTCTTTCAACTTAAAGCCTCCTATTGAGAAGCCTACACCTTCCCCACCTGTGAATGGATTGCAGGGACCCTTGCCATATACTAATGGGCACTATTTCCAGCCCATATGGAATAACATTCTGCCCACACCGAATAGTGACAGCTCTGGCTCACAGGACCTTGCCATGCCTTTTCATGGAGGACAGCCAGCAGGGGCACCACTAGATTGTGCAGCGGGAGCTCATTATAGAGCCGGAGCTGGTTCATCCAGCCAGAATAGTGTGATGCAGACCATGGATTACCTAAATGGGGACTTCCAGCAGGCTTGCTTCAGAGATCAGAGTATGGCTGTGCTGGGAAAAGTCCATCGCCCTCCCATGAACCGAGCGCCTGAACCAACTGATAGTCGAAATCTTCATATTCAGCACCCGGGGTATAGATAG
- the FAM222B gene encoding protein FAM222B isoform X2 — protein MLACLPGPGDLSFQLLSYPQMNTGLQKWDTTQKMRSAQYPTPAELDAYAKKVANNPLTIKIFPNSVKVPQRKHIRRTVNGLDTSGQRYSPYPSQPTTKTGLLAIVKSPAKGMIKDFDGTRTRLLPEAMMNPPSTPYVAPSTLNHPQALARQQALQHAQTLPHPQSIPQPQTLQHPQGMLQPQSLTHPQGIPQPQTLQHPQNMQQPQSLQHPQTMAHQTLQHPANTLLQPGLHGSRKMPDADAPPNVTVSTSTIPLSMAATLQQNQPPDLSSIVHQINQFCQARAGISTTSVCEGQIANPSPISRNLLINASTRVSTHNVPTPMPSCVVNPVDHAAAIPSSASVNVPMVNINRVPAAYQNEMKSVAWNQHQLAHLQQMCGDAAGPTGLAGKHLQREIAGQGFPGKTSNYPQELCMGQSFNLKPPIEKPTPSPPVNGLQGPLPYTNGHYFQPIWNNILPTPNSDSSGSQDLAMPFHGGQPAGAPLDCAAGAHYRAGAGSSSQNSVMQTMDYLNGDFQQACFRDQSMAVLGKVHRPPMNRAPEPTDSRNLHIQHPGYR, from the coding sequence GGGACACTACACAGAAGATGAGATCTGCACAGTATCCTACCCCAGCAGAATTGGATGCTTATGCTAAGAAGGTTGCCAACAATCCACTGACTATAAAAATTTTTCCAAACAGCGTCAAAGTTCCCCAGAGGAAACACATACGCCGTACTGTGAATGGACTTGATACTTCAGGCCAGAGGTATAGTCCTTACCCGTCTCAGCCCACCACAAAAACAGGCCTGCTCGCGATAGTCAAATCTCCAGCTAAAGGAATGATCAAAGACTTTGACGGAACACGCACACGTCTGCTGCCGGAAGCAATGATGAATCCCCCTTCCACACCATACGTTGCACCTAGCACTTTAAACCACCCCCAGGCGCTTGCTCGCCAGCAGGCCCTTCAGCATGCACAGACTCTGCCACACCCCCAGAGTATACCGCAGCCACAGACTTTGCAGCACCCTCAGGGTATGCTGCAGCCACAAAGCTTAACACACCCTCAGGGTATACCGCAGCCGCAGACTTTGCAGCACCCTCAGAATatgcagcagccacagagcctgCAGCATCCTCAGACCATGGCACATCAGACTCTGCAGCACCCTGCAAACACTTTGCTGCAGCCAGGTTTACATGGAAGCAGAAAGATGCCGGATGCAGATGCGCCGCCGAATGTGACCGTGTCTACCTCAACCATTCCCCTCTCTATGGCTGCCACTCTTCAGCAGAACCAGCCACCAGACCTGAGCAGCATCGTGCACCAGATTAACCAGTTCTGCCAGGCCAGAGCTGGCATTAGCACTACCTCAGTATGTGAGGGACAGATTGCAAACCCTAGCCCCATAAGTCGCAACCTGCTTATCAATGCAAGTACCAGGGTATCTACTCACAATGTTCCTACTCCCATGCCTTCCTGTGTAGTAAACCCTGTAGATCATGCTGCTGCTATTCCTTCTTCTGCCTCTGTTAATGTACCCATGGTAAACATCAACAGGGTGCCAGCTGCATACCAGAATGAAATGAAATCGGTTGCATGGAACCAGCATCAGCTTGCACATCTCCAGCAAATGTGTGGCGATGCTGCTGGACCTACTGGACTTGCGGGGAAGCACCTTCAGAGAGAGATTGCAGGGCAAGGTTTTCCTGGTAAAACTTCAAACTACCCTCAAGAACTGTGCATGGGCCAGTCTTTCAACTTAAAGCCTCCTATTGAGAAGCCTACACCTTCCCCACCTGTGAATGGATTGCAGGGACCCTTGCCATATACTAATGGGCACTATTTCCAGCCCATATGGAATAACATTCTGCCCACACCGAATAGTGACAGCTCTGGCTCACAGGACCTTGCCATGCCTTTTCATGGAGGACAGCCAGCAGGGGCACCACTAGATTGTGCAGCGGGAGCTCATTATAGAGCCGGAGCTGGTTCATCCAGCCAGAATAGTGTGATGCAGACCATGGATTACCTAAATGGGGACTTCCAGCAGGCTTGCTTCAGAGATCAGAGTATGGCTGTGCTGGGAAAAGTCCATCGCCCTCCCATGAACCGAGCGCCTGAACCAACTGATAGTCGAAATCTTCATATTCAGCACCCGGGGTATAGATAG